A window of Bos taurus isolate L1 Dominette 01449 registration number 42190680 breed Hereford chromosome 19, ARS-UCD2.0, whole genome shotgun sequence contains these coding sequences:
- the CNTROB gene encoding centrobin isoform X2 — MESVRGQLQSMLQTSRDAAYRDPPIPGADSERREEDSFDSDSTATLLNTRPLQDLSPSSSAQAFEELFPRYTSLRPGPPLNPPDFQGLRDALDSEHTRRKHCERHIQNLQTRVLELQQQLAVAVTADRKKDIMIEQLDKTLARVVEGWNRHEAERTEVLRGLQEERQAAELTRSKQQETVTRLEQSLSEAMEALSREQEGARLQQREKETLEEERQALTLSLELEQQRCQVLQEERDEARAGQLSERRQLETLQVALEEERRSWAQQEHQLKERYQALQEESQAQLEREKGNTQREAQATREAQQQLALLQSEVQRLEGELDTARRERDALQLEMSLVQARYESQRIQMESELAVQLEQRVTERLAQAQESSLRQAASLRDHHRKQLQELNGQHQQELSTQLAQFKVEIAEREERQQQVAQDYELRLAREQARVRELQSGNQQLEEQRVELVERLQAMLQAHWEEATRLLSTTTLPPHPPVPPAGPSSPGPQEPDKGERRIWTVPTMAVALKPVLQQSRETREELPGVPPPVLCSPSPDLSLLLGPTFQSQHSFQPLEPKPDLTSSSVEAFSAVGTFHPDHRAERPFPEEDPGSEGDGFLKEGLPPPSQLQGLKHFLHQLLETAPQSHENPSVDQLPPKPGPLTAPSWEETPQVPRLPPPVHKTKVPLAMASSLFRVHELPSAPSQSGGPSGGSPERGGDGPASSRQLMEVSQLLRLYQARGWEALPAEDLLLYLKRLEHGGGGTDSRGENAPRRNTDSRLGEIPRKEVPSQALPRRLAVAPKTDKPPARKKSGHPAPGGVRSRGGIWR, encoded by the exons ATGGAGAGTGTTCGGGGTCAACTCCAGAGCATGCTCCAAACCTCACGTGATGCGGCTTATC GGGATCCCCCGATTCCAGGTGCCGACTCTGAGAGACGGGAAGAGGACTCCTTTGACAGTGACAGCACAGCCACTTTGCTTAA CACCCGACCGCTGCAAGACTTGTCTCCATCCAGCTCAGCCCAGGCCTTTGAGGAGTTGTTCCCCCGCTACACCAGCCTTCGGCCAGGGCCCCCACTCAACCCCCCAGATTTTCAGGGACTGAGAGATGCACTGGATTCAGAACATACTCGTCGCAAG CATTGTGAGCGCCATATTCAGAACCTGCAGACCCGTGTCCttgagcttcagcaacagttagCTGTGGCTGTGACTGCTGACCGAAAGAAAGATATCATGATTGAACAACTGGACAAG ACCCTGGCCCGCGTGGTGGAGGGCTGGAACCGGCATGAAGCTGAGCGGACAGAGGTGCTTCGGGGACTCCAGGAGGAACGGCAGGCAGCTGAACTCACTAGAAGCAAGCAGCAGGAG ACAGTAACCCGCCTGGAACAAAGCCTTTCTGAGGCCATGGAGGCCCTGAGTCGTGAGCAGGAAGGTGCCCGACTGCAGCAACGGGAAAAAGAGACACTG GAGGAGGAGAGGCAGGCTCTGACCCTGAGCTTGGAACTAGAACAGCAGCGCTGCCAAGTCCTGCAGGAAGAACGGGATGAGGCCCGGGCCGGGCAACTCAGTGAGCGTCGACAGCTGGAGACACTGCAGGTGGCCCTCGAAGAAGAACGGCGGAGCTGGGCCCAGCAGGAGCACCAGCTGAAGGAGCGCTACCAGGCGCTGCAGGAGGAGAGCCAGGCTCAGCTGGAAAGGGAGAAG GGGAACACCCAGAGGGAGGCCCAGGCCACCCGGGAGGCCCAGCAGCAGCTGGCCTTGCTGCAGTCTGAGGTGCAGCGGTTGGAAGGAGAGCTGGATACAGCTCGGAGAGAGAGAGACGCCCTGCAGCTGGAGATGAGCCTGGTGCAG GCCCGGTATGAAAGCCAGCGGATCCAGATGGAGTCGGAGCTGGCGGTGCAGCTGGAGCAGCGGGTGACCGAGCGGCTGGCTCAGGCACAGGAGAGCAGCCTTCGGCAGGCAGCCTCCCTGAGGGACCATCACAG GAAGCAGCTGCAGGAGCTGAATGGACAGCACCAGCAGGAATTGTCTACCCAGTTGGCTCAGTTCAAGGTGGAAATAGCAGAGCGGGAGGAGCGGCAGCAGCAGGTGGCTCAGGACTATGAGCTCAG ACTGGCCCGGGAGCAGGCGCGAGTGCGGGAACTGCAGAGTGGGAACCAGCAGCTGGAGGAACAGCGGGTGGAGCTGGTGGAGCGGCTGCAGGCCATGCTGCAGGCCCACTGGGAAGAGGCCACCCGGCTGCTCAGCACCACCACCCTGCCGCCCCACCCCCCG GTTCCCCCCGCCGGCCCCTCCAGCCCTGGGCCGCAGGAACCAGACAAGGGGGAGAGGAGGATCTGGACGGTGCCCACCATGGCAGTGGCCCTGAAGCCTGTGTTGCAGCAGAGCCGGGAGACGCGGGAGGAGCTGCCTGGGGTGCCACCGCCTGTTCTCTGCAGCCCCTCCCCAGATCTTAGTCTCCTGCTAGGCCCCACTTTCCAGAGCCAGCATTCCTTCCAGCCTCTGGAGCCAAAGCCGGACCTCACGTCATCTTCAG TGGAGGCCTTCTCTGCAGTTGGGACCTTCCATCCGGATCACCGGGCAGAGCGACCATTCCCTGAGGAAGACCCTGGGTCTGAGGGGGATGGCTTCCTGAAGGAAGGCCTGCCGCCCCCTTCCCAGCTGCAGGGCCTCAAGCATTTTTTGCACCAG CTGCTGGAGACTGCACCCCAGAGCCACGAGAACCCCTCCGTCGATCAGCTTCCCCCTAAGCCAG GTCCTCTGACTGCGCCATCTTGGGAGGAAACCCCTCAGGTGCCACGCCTCCCGCCCCCTGTCCATAAAACTAAAGTTCCCTTAGCCATGGCGTCCAGTCTTTTCCGGGTCCATGAGCTTCCCTCGGCCCCTTCACAGAGCGGTGGTCCCAGTGGTGGCTCCCCAGAGAGAG GTGGAGATGGGCCCGCATCCTCAAGGCAGCTGATGGAAGTGTCTCAGCTGTTACGACTTTACCAAGCTCGGGGCTGGGAGGCACTACCTGCCGAGGATCTGCTGCTTTACCTGAAGAGGCTGGAACATGGCGGCGGCGG GACTGACAGCCGAGGGGAAAATGCCCCCAGAAGGAACACAGACTCCCGCTTGGGTGAGATCCCCCGGAAAGAG GTTCCCTCCCAGGCTCTCCCTCGGCGCCTCGCTGTAGCCCCTAAGACTGACAAACCTCCAGCTCGAAAGAAAAGTGGGCATCCCGCCCCTGGTGGTGTGAGAAGTCGGGGGGGAATCTGGAGATAA